A window of Rhodothermales bacterium contains these coding sequences:
- a CDS encoding right-handed parallel beta-helix repeat-containing protein, translating into MAYFNILLFLIGFAVPIASFADTFYVDPAGNDSNPGTSARPFRTIAHAVKQVSPGDTVLVRNGVYREKVIISRSGTPDRYIVLKAVNQGGAKVEVAETGKTDGIKIAANYVTVDGFEVYDPNPGPGRTGNCITVWENHHVNILNNRVHGCGAAGIQVGRCDHILIENNVAYGNAKYNPSQSSGIGLYQARSVDNAPGYHIIVRNNRSYDNINLVFASFKPGETTDGNGIILDNFYNEGDTNVKYPHRTLIENNLIYNNGGKGLHVFKSDHVDVFNNTVYHNNKDTQSTATWRGELSLVYSKDTVWRNNIGVAKPGAGVLSWNRALLIARSEEMVWEKNLSFDGTPGNESINFSGTSVDLTDLKGNLLGVSPGMNDPQKGKFDLRADSPALDAGSNRIVSFWDIDYKTRNASSVDIGAFEHGGILATGIDPEPPQVTDLPQATSYPNPFSGEVTVTYHLSRPAPVRLEIFNALGQHMATVVDAEKPTGEHTAHFSGSHLPNGVYYYRIFAGNATWTKAMILAR; encoded by the coding sequence ATGGCCTATTTCAACATTCTGCTCTTCCTGATCGGGTTCGCCGTACCCATCGCTTCCTTTGCCGACACGTTTTACGTCGACCCGGCCGGCAATGATAGCAATCCGGGCACCTCCGCGCGACCCTTTCGCACGATCGCTCACGCCGTGAAGCAGGTGTCTCCAGGCGATACGGTGCTGGTGAGAAACGGCGTGTACCGGGAGAAGGTCATCATCTCGCGTTCGGGAACGCCGGATCGGTATATCGTACTCAAAGCCGTGAACCAGGGTGGGGCTAAAGTCGAAGTCGCTGAAACCGGCAAAACAGATGGAATCAAGATCGCGGCCAACTACGTGACGGTGGATGGGTTCGAGGTGTACGACCCGAATCCCGGCCCGGGAAGAACCGGCAATTGCATCACCGTCTGGGAGAATCATCACGTCAATATCTTGAACAACCGGGTGCACGGCTGTGGCGCCGCCGGCATTCAGGTAGGCCGATGCGACCATATCCTCATCGAAAACAACGTCGCCTACGGCAACGCCAAATATAACCCCAGTCAATCCAGCGGTATCGGGCTCTATCAAGCGCGCTCGGTCGATAACGCACCAGGCTACCACATCATCGTGCGAAACAACCGGAGCTACGACAACATCAACCTGGTTTTTGCAAGCTTTAAGCCCGGAGAAACGACAGATGGAAACGGCATCATCCTCGATAATTTTTATAACGAGGGCGACACGAACGTGAAGTACCCGCACCGCACGCTGATAGAAAACAACCTGATTTACAACAACGGCGGAAAAGGGCTCCACGTGTTCAAAAGCGACCATGTGGATGTATTCAACAACACGGTGTATCACAACAACAAAGACACCCAAAGTACCGCTACCTGGCGAGGCGAGTTGAGCCTGGTTTACTCGAAAGATACCGTATGGCGAAATAACATCGGCGTTGCCAAACCCGGGGCGGGGGTGTTGTCCTGGAACCGCGCGCTCCTGATCGCCCGATCTGAAGAGATGGTCTGGGAAAAGAACCTTTCTTTTGACGGAACACCCGGGAATGAATCGATCAATTTCAGCGGCACGTCGGTCGATCTGACAGACCTGAAAGGCAATCTGTTGGGTGTCAGTCCCGGGATGAATGATCCTCAAAAGGGCAAATTCGATCTTCGAGCAGACAGCCCCGCCCTCGATGCCGGCAGCAATCGGATCGTCTCTTTTTGGGATATCGATTACAAAACGAGAAACGCCAGCTCCGTGGATATCGGCGCGTTCGAGCATGGGGGGATATTGGCTACCGGGATCGATCCCGAACCCCCTCAGGTTACGGATCTGCCGCAGGCGACGAGTTATCCCAATCCGTTTTCAGGCGAGGTCACCGTCACCTACCACCTCTCTCGTCCTGCTCCAGTGCGTCTCGAGATCTTCAATGCGCTGGGCCAGCATATGGCGACGGTCGTCGATGCTGAAAAACCAACCGGTGAGCATACGGCGCATTTCAGCGGCAGCCATCTACCCAATGGCGTGTATTATTACCGGATTTTTGCCGGCAACGCTACATGGACGAAGGCTATGATTCTGGCGAGATAA
- a CDS encoding type II toxin-antitoxin system VapC family toxin — MIDTNAVIEFLGGMLPPDASQWLEDHVRTQSGYLSVINQIELLGYFVPQQEMEQLEAFVAACPILALTDQIARRTIALKRQYRIKLPDAVIAASAIEHEMVLITRNLKDFDFVEGLHVMDSHRLKGN; from the coding sequence TTGATCGATACCAATGCGGTTATTGAGTTTCTAGGGGGGATGCTTCCTCCTGATGCAAGCCAGTGGTTGGAGGACCACGTACGGACTCAGTCGGGGTATCTTTCCGTTATCAACCAGATCGAGCTGCTGGGATACTTTGTGCCGCAGCAAGAGATGGAGCAACTTGAAGCATTTGTTGCCGCATGCCCCATTTTAGCGCTCACGGACCAGATCGCCAGGAGGACAATAGCGCTCAAGCGCCAGTACAGGATCAAATTGCCCGACGCCGTCATCGCGGCATCGGCTATTGAGCATGAAATGGTGCTTATCACTCGGAATTTAAAGGATTTTGACTTCGTGGAAGGACTTCATGTCATGGATTCGCATAGGTTGAAAGGGAATTAA